A single genomic interval of Nocardioides nitrophenolicus harbors:
- a CDS encoding glycerophosphodiester phosphodiesterase, which translates to MSLMSRVVVLVALLVGLLGAPPARSAPTEAGASAAAPGRQVVLRAPDHARSGTTVRVRVRVPASGPRKRTVRLRVMTANGVTVLRARSGRARTARFDVPLTAPGVVRLRARVAKHGHRPAVRSRVRLLRVWPAATPQLLAHRGRNAVAPENTMPAFSAALGHASGVETDLRMTSDGRLVLMHDPTLRRTTDVRQVFPTRADQPVETFTRAELRQLDAGRWFGPAWAGTRIPDLDDLLHLVATTTLSAHIELKSSTPEFVDRLVAALQPYLPLVAAGRIRFNSVDLTGLDRLRTALPAARLALIRADPPADLAALAGRVDAVHVLAPYVDGALVARARAAGLGIVARSANDPAAWAALAAAGPYAVMTDDLDGAAEVLGPPPAA; encoded by the coding sequence ATGTCGCTGATGTCGCGGGTCGTGGTCCTGGTCGCGCTGCTGGTCGGTCTCCTGGGCGCGCCCCCGGCCCGCTCCGCGCCGACCGAGGCCGGTGCCTCCGCGGCCGCCCCGGGGCGACAGGTCGTCCTCCGCGCCCCCGACCACGCCCGCAGCGGCACGACCGTCCGGGTGCGGGTCCGGGTGCCCGCCTCCGGTCCGCGCAAGCGCACGGTCCGGCTGCGGGTGATGACGGCGAACGGCGTGACGGTGCTGCGCGCTCGCTCGGGCCGGGCGCGCACCGCCCGCTTCGACGTACCGCTCACCGCGCCGGGTGTGGTCCGGCTGCGGGCGCGGGTGGCGAAGCACGGCCACCGGCCCGCCGTCCGCTCGCGGGTGCGCCTGCTGCGGGTCTGGCCCGCGGCGACCCCGCAGCTGCTCGCCCACCGCGGCCGCAACGCGGTGGCGCCCGAGAACACGATGCCGGCGTTCAGCGCCGCGCTCGGCCATGCGTCGGGCGTCGAGACCGACCTGCGGATGACCTCCGACGGACGCCTGGTGCTGATGCACGACCCGACCCTTCGGCGTACCACCGACGTGCGGCAGGTCTTCCCCACCCGTGCCGACCAGCCGGTCGAGACGTTCACCCGCGCCGAGCTGCGCCAGCTCGACGCCGGACGCTGGTTCGGCCCGGCCTGGGCCGGCACCCGGATCCCCGACCTCGACGACCTGCTCCACCTCGTCGCCACCACCACCCTGAGCGCCCACATCGAGCTGAAGAGCTCGACCCCCGAGTTCGTCGACAGGCTCGTCGCCGCCCTCCAGCCCTACCTGCCGCTGGTCGCCGCCGGCCGGATCCGGTTCAACAGCGTCGACCTCACCGGCCTCGACCGCCTCCGCACCGCCCTCCCCGCCGCCCGGCTCGCCCTGATCCGCGCCGACCCACCCGCCGACCTCGCCGCTCTCGCCGGCCGGGTCGACGCGGTCCACGTGCTCGCGCCGTACGTCGACGGTGCCCTCGTCGCCCGCGCCCGCGCCGCCGGCCTCGGCATCGTCGCCCGCTCCGCCAACGACCCCGCGGCCTGGGCCGCCCTCGCCGCCGCCGGACCGTACGCCGTGATGACCGACGACCTCGACGGCGCTGCCGAGGTGCTGGGGCCTCCGCCTGCCGCGTGA
- a CDS encoding class I SAM-dependent methyltransferase yields MTTVDRERDRELDRDEARAFQKRMVRVREDAALGLLLGIGDELGLLDVLARTGPADPATLAAAAGVDERYLREWLDGIVAGDVATYDAATGHYALPRERAACLTPADGPVNLARSLKMLTMLAGVEPELRERFREGGGLGYDRFPRFHELMAADAAAVHDAGLLDVVVPTVPGLHERLTAGAALADIGCGSGHAVNLLARAYPASRFVGYDLGAEAIDAARAEAAAWGLTNASFEVRDVAALGEESAYDVVTAFDAIHDQAFPDRVLAGIAAALRPGGTFLMVDVKAQSGIENNLGLPWLTYLYTLSLMHCMTVSLAHGGAGLGTVWGRQRAVRMLEEAGLVDVDVREVRSDPFNYFYVSRKP; encoded by the coding sequence ATGACGACGGTGGACCGGGAGCGGGACCGGGAGCTGGACCGGGACGAGGCGAGGGCATTCCAGAAGCGCATGGTCCGGGTGCGTGAGGACGCCGCCCTGGGCCTGCTCCTCGGCATCGGCGACGAGCTCGGCCTGCTCGACGTCCTGGCCCGCACCGGACCCGCCGATCCCGCCACCCTCGCCGCCGCCGCGGGGGTCGACGAGCGCTACCTGCGCGAATGGCTGGACGGGATCGTCGCCGGCGACGTGGCGACGTACGACGCCGCCACCGGCCACTATGCCCTCCCCCGGGAGCGCGCGGCCTGCCTGACCCCCGCCGACGGGCCGGTGAACCTCGCGCGCAGCCTGAAGATGCTGACCATGCTGGCCGGGGTGGAGCCGGAGCTGCGGGAGCGCTTCCGCGAGGGCGGCGGGCTGGGCTACGACCGCTTCCCGCGGTTCCACGAGCTGATGGCCGCCGACGCCGCGGCCGTCCACGACGCCGGCCTGCTCGACGTCGTGGTGCCGACCGTCCCCGGCCTCCACGAGCGGCTCACCGCCGGCGCCGCGCTCGCCGACATCGGCTGCGGCTCCGGGCACGCCGTCAACCTGCTGGCGCGCGCGTACCCGGCCAGTCGTTTCGTCGGCTACGACCTCGGCGCCGAGGCGATCGACGCCGCGCGGGCGGAGGCCGCCGCCTGGGGGCTGACCAACGCGAGCTTCGAGGTCCGCGACGTCGCGGCGCTCGGCGAGGAGTCGGCGTACGACGTCGTGACGGCGTTCGACGCGATCCACGACCAGGCCTTCCCCGACCGGGTGCTGGCCGGCATCGCCGCCGCGCTGCGCCCCGGCGGCACCTTCTTGATGGTCGACGTGAAGGCGCAGTCGGGCATCGAGAACAACCTCGGCCTGCCGTGGCTGACCTACCTCTACACGCTCAGCCTGATGCACTGCATGACGGTGTCGCTGGCCCACGGCGGCGCCGGGCTCGGCACCGTGTGGGGCCGCCAGCGGGCCGTCCGGATGCTCGAGGAGGCGGGCCTGGTCGACGTCGACGTCCGCGAGGTGCGCAGCGACCCGTTCAACTACTTCTACGTCTCGCGCAAGCCGTAG
- a CDS encoding DNA polymerase III subunit gamma and tau, with protein sequence MDSPLALYRRYRPETFAEVIGQEHVTEPLRAALAANRVNHAYLFSGPRGCGKTTSARILARALNCEKAPISDPCGECESCRDLARNGPGSIDVIEIDAASHGGVDDARDLREKAFFAPVKSRYKVYIIDEAHMVTTQGFNALLKLVEEPPPHLRFIFATTEPEKVIPTIRSRTHHYPFRLIPPRLLTSYLTELCEREGVSIEPAALPLVVRAGAGSARDTLSVLDQLLGGAGPQGVTYDLASGLLGYTPDTLLDDVVSAFAAGDGSAVFGVVDKVIETGQDPRRFTEDLLRRLRDLVIISAVPDAAASGLLDLSGDQADRLVAQAAAFGRAELTRAADLVAAGLTDMRGATAPRLLLELICARILLPAADHTTEGVLARLDRLERRAAISGTTSAESAPAPATAAIPAQDRPAPSRHDRAAPERVEEPAAPAPAPAPAAAVAPTPEPAPVMGSPEPAAATPAPAPAAAEPAPTAAPVAQPVAQPVAQPAPAAEPAGGTGLTLVDVRRLWPSVIDRVKSVKRVTWIHLTQNSQVVGFNGKVLSLGFQSDGPRRSFESGGHAEIVQQAVIDEIGADVRIEAIVDPAADPNARTPEPPAPAAPAAAPAPEAGGWPAVTAPPQAATPAPAAPAAPAAPVAAPVAAPVAAPVAAPADDPPPWATEPPPLDGPPEPEPDFEPGARRQMIADIQARADAAAEAPPEDPDAAVDFNDQEVDAESSAELLARELGAQMIEEIPRGS encoded by the coding sequence GTGGACTCCCCGCTCGCGCTCTACCGCCGCTACCGGCCCGAGACCTTCGCCGAGGTCATCGGGCAGGAGCACGTCACCGAGCCGCTGCGGGCCGCCCTGGCCGCCAACCGGGTCAACCACGCCTACCTCTTCTCCGGTCCCCGCGGCTGCGGCAAGACGACCAGCGCGCGGATCCTGGCGCGGGCGCTCAACTGCGAGAAGGCGCCGATCTCCGACCCGTGCGGCGAGTGCGAGAGCTGCCGCGACCTGGCCCGCAACGGCCCGGGCTCGATCGACGTGATCGAGATCGACGCCGCCTCCCACGGTGGCGTCGACGACGCGCGCGACCTGCGCGAGAAGGCCTTCTTCGCGCCGGTCAAGAGCCGCTACAAGGTCTACATCATCGACGAGGCCCACATGGTCACCACGCAGGGCTTCAACGCCCTGCTCAAGCTGGTCGAGGAGCCGCCGCCCCACCTGCGGTTCATCTTCGCCACGACCGAGCCCGAGAAGGTCATCCCGACCATCCGCTCGCGCACCCACCACTACCCGTTCCGGCTGATCCCGCCGCGCCTGCTCACGTCGTACCTCACCGAGCTGTGCGAGCGCGAGGGCGTCTCGATCGAGCCCGCCGCGCTGCCGCTGGTGGTCCGCGCCGGCGCCGGGTCGGCGCGCGACACGCTGTCGGTGCTCGACCAGCTGCTCGGTGGCGCCGGTCCCCAGGGCGTGACCTACGACCTGGCCAGCGGACTGCTCGGCTACACCCCCGACACCCTCCTCGACGACGTCGTCTCGGCGTTCGCGGCCGGTGACGGCTCGGCCGTCTTCGGCGTGGTCGACAAGGTGATCGAGACCGGGCAGGACCCGCGCCGGTTCACCGAGGACCTGCTGCGCCGGCTGCGCGACCTGGTCATCATCTCCGCCGTCCCCGACGCCGCCGCCTCCGGCCTGCTCGACCTCTCCGGCGACCAGGCCGACCGCCTCGTCGCCCAGGCGGCGGCCTTCGGGCGCGCCGAGCTGACCCGCGCCGCCGACCTGGTGGCCGCCGGCCTCACCGACATGCGCGGCGCCACCGCCCCCCGCCTGCTGCTCGAGCTGATCTGCGCCCGGATCCTGCTCCCCGCCGCCGACCACACCACCGAGGGGGTGCTCGCCCGCCTCGACCGGCTCGAGCGCCGCGCGGCGATCAGCGGTACGACGTCCGCCGAGTCCGCGCCCGCCCCCGCCACCGCCGCCATCCCCGCCCAGGACCGCCCGGCGCCGTCCCGCCACGACCGGGCCGCGCCCGAGCGGGTGGAGGAGCCGGCCGCCCCAGCCCCGGCGCCCGCGCCCGCCGCGGCTGTCGCCCCGACGCCCGAGCCCGCGCCGGTGATGGGCAGCCCCGAGCCGGCCGCGGCGACGCCCGCGCCCGCTCCGGCGGCTGCGGAGCCGGCTCCGACCGCTGCCCCGGTTGCCCAGCCGGTTGCCCAGCCGGTTGCCCAGCCGGCGCCCGCCGCCGAGCCGGCCGGCGGCACCGGGCTGACCCTGGTCGACGTCCGCCGGCTGTGGCCCTCGGTCATCGACCGGGTCAAGAGCGTCAAGCGGGTCACCTGGATCCACCTCACCCAGAACTCCCAGGTGGTCGGGTTCAACGGCAAGGTGCTCAGCCTGGGCTTCCAGTCCGACGGCCCGCGCCGCTCGTTCGAGTCGGGCGGGCACGCCGAGATCGTCCAGCAGGCGGTGATCGACGAGATCGGCGCCGACGTGCGGATCGAGGCGATCGTCGACCCGGCCGCCGACCCCAACGCCCGCACCCCCGAGCCTCCCGCTCCCGCCGCTCCGGCCGCCGCCCCCGCGCCCGAGGCCGGCGGCTGGCCCGCGGTCACCGCGCCCCCGCAGGCTGCCACCCCGGCCCCCGCAGCCCCCGCGGCGCCCGCCGCCCCGGTCGCCGCCCCGGTCGCCGCCCCGGTCGCCGCGCCGGTCGCCGCGCCGGCCGACGACCCACCGCCGTGGGCCACCGAGCCCCCGCCGCTCGACGGCCCACCCGAGCCGGAGCCCGACTTCGAGCCGGGTGCGCGACGGCAGATGATCGCCGACATCCAGGCCCGGGCCGACGCCGCCGCGGAGGCGCCGCCGGAGGACCCCGACGCCGCCGTCGACTTCAACGACCAGGAGGTCGACGCCGAGTCCAGCGCCGAGCTGCTGGCCCGTGAGCTCGGCGCCCAGATGATCGAGGAGATCCCGCGCGGCAGCTGA
- a CDS encoding YbaB/EbfC family nucleoid-associated protein: MTQNPFDALAGGGGLGGLDLGALLQQAQQMQDQLQDAQQRLAESTVDGTVAGGAVTVTVTGAGELTAVQIKPEALDGTDAEALADLGDLIVAAFRDARAQIDELAEQTLGPLAGGMPDLGGAGGGLPSPGQLGF, from the coding sequence ATGACCCAGAACCCCTTCGACGCCCTCGCCGGTGGCGGCGGCCTCGGCGGCCTCGACCTGGGCGCGCTGCTGCAGCAGGCCCAGCAGATGCAGGACCAGCTCCAGGATGCCCAGCAGCGCCTGGCGGAGTCCACCGTCGACGGCACCGTCGCGGGCGGGGCGGTGACCGTGACGGTCACCGGCGCCGGCGAGCTGACCGCCGTCCAGATCAAGCCCGAGGCCCTCGACGGCACTGATGCCGAGGCGCTCGCCGACCTCGGCGACCTGATCGTGGCGGCCTTCCGCGACGCCCGGGCCCAGATCGACGAGCTCGCCGAGCAGACGTTGGGTCCGCTGGCGGGCGGGATGCCCGATCTGGGTGGTGCGGGCGGCGGGCTGCCGTCGCCCGGCCAGCTCGGCTTCTGA
- the recR gene encoding recombination mediator RecR, which produces MYEGVVQDLIDELGRLPGVGPKSAQRIAFHLLQAEPADVRRLAEVLIEVKDKVKFCSICFNVAEDDQCRICRDPRRDPSVLCVVEEYKDVVAIERTREFRGRYHVLGGAISPIDGIGPEQLHIRELLTRLGDGTVTEVILATDPNLEGEATATYLTRMLGPLGLRVTRLASGLPVGGDLEYADEVTLGRAFVGRQTAT; this is translated from the coding sequence TTGTACGAAGGCGTCGTCCAGGACCTCATCGACGAGCTCGGGCGGCTGCCCGGGGTCGGTCCGAAGAGTGCCCAGCGGATCGCGTTCCACCTGCTGCAGGCCGAGCCGGCCGACGTACGCCGACTCGCCGAGGTGCTGATCGAGGTGAAGGACAAGGTGAAGTTCTGCTCGATCTGCTTCAACGTCGCCGAGGACGACCAGTGCCGGATCTGCCGTGACCCGCGGCGGGACCCGAGCGTGCTGTGCGTGGTCGAGGAGTACAAGGACGTCGTGGCGATCGAGCGGACCCGCGAGTTCCGCGGCCGCTACCACGTCCTCGGGGGCGCGATCTCGCCCATCGACGGCATCGGACCCGAGCAGCTCCACATCCGCGAGCTGCTCACCCGCCTCGGCGACGGGACCGTCACCGAGGTGATCTTGGCCACCGACCCGAACCTCGAAGGTGAGGCGACGGCGACCTACCTCACGCGGATGCTGGGCCCCCTGGGGTTGCGCGTGACACGTTTGGCCAGTGGACTTCCGGTGGGAGGAGACCTCGAGTACGCCGACGAGGTCACCCTCGGCCGGGCATTCGTGGGAAGGCAGACAGCGACATGA
- a CDS encoding DUF5063 domain-containing protein codes for MSDDDTTTDQLPGLAALEALIAVETETVRFADDIAASVRSFLDGLRVVAAQATGGQAVSLLLLQIGQIALTGARLGVHRDFAPRDEYQPDDGPDPDDIDELRLQLAGLLGQLDTYSYVFDPYVPELVEGLLSDDLTSIAADLAVGVRHYEAGDVEEALWWWQFSYVSSWGALAGSAMKALLSVVAHDRLDVDLDTTQELALVEAASAVLDSAENG; via the coding sequence ATGAGCGACGACGACACCACCACCGACCAGCTTCCGGGCCTCGCCGCGCTCGAGGCGCTGATCGCGGTCGAGACCGAGACGGTGCGCTTCGCCGACGACATCGCGGCGTCGGTGCGCTCCTTCCTCGACGGGCTTCGGGTCGTCGCGGCGCAGGCCACGGGCGGGCAGGCCGTGTCCCTCCTGCTGCTCCAGATCGGCCAGATCGCGCTGACCGGCGCCCGGCTGGGCGTGCACCGCGACTTCGCGCCGCGCGACGAGTACCAGCCCGACGACGGGCCGGACCCCGACGACATCGACGAGCTGCGCCTCCAGCTGGCCGGACTGCTCGGCCAGCTCGACACCTACAGCTACGTCTTCGACCCCTACGTCCCCGAGCTCGTCGAGGGCCTGCTCTCCGACGACCTCACCAGCATCGCGGCCGACCTCGCCGTGGGCGTACGCCACTACGAGGCCGGCGACGTCGAGGAGGCGCTGTGGTGGTGGCAGTTCTCCTACGTCTCGTCCTGGGGGGCGCTGGCCGGTTCGGCGATGAAGGCGCTGCTCTCGGTCGTGGCCCATGACCGGCTCGACGTCGACCTCGACACCACCCAGGAGCTGGCGCTGGTCGAGGCGGCGTCCGCCGTACTGGACAGCGCGGAAAACGGCTAG
- a CDS encoding aspartate kinase — protein MGIVVQKYGGSSVADAAGIKRVAQRIVNTKKAGHQVVVVVSAMGDTTDDLIDLANEVSPLPPARELDMLLTAGERISMAVLAMAIHDLGHEARSFTGSQAGVITDAAHGKAKIIDVTPGRIEAAIGEGAIAIVAGFQGVSQTTKDITTLGRGGSDTTAVALAVALKADVCEIYSDVDGIFTADPRIEPHARKVPRISYEETLEMAAQGAKILHLRCVEYARRYDMPIHVRSSFSEKEGTWVVKAEDVSQESTMEAAIITGVAHDRSQAKITVVGVPDKPGEAAAIFRAVAEAQINIDMIVQNVSAAATSLTDISFTLPAGEGQTAMTALSRLQDSVGFESLLYDDGVGKVSIVGAGMSSSPGISARFFEALSEAGVNIEMISTSEIRVSVVVAETQVEAAVNAAHAAFDLGSDEIEAVVYGGTGR, from the coding sequence GTGGGCATTGTCGTGCAGAAGTACGGCGGCTCGTCGGTCGCCGATGCCGCCGGGATCAAGCGCGTCGCACAACGCATCGTCAACACGAAGAAGGCCGGCCACCAGGTCGTCGTCGTCGTCTCGGCGATGGGGGACACGACGGACGACCTGATCGACCTCGCCAACGAGGTCTCCCCGCTGCCGCCGGCGCGCGAGCTCGACATGCTGCTGACCGCGGGCGAGCGGATCTCGATGGCGGTGCTGGCCATGGCGATCCACGACCTCGGCCACGAGGCGCGCTCGTTCACCGGCTCCCAGGCCGGCGTGATCACCGACGCGGCCCACGGCAAGGCGAAGATCATCGACGTCACGCCGGGCCGGATCGAGGCCGCCATCGGCGAGGGCGCGATCGCCATCGTCGCCGGCTTCCAGGGCGTCTCGCAGACCACCAAGGACATCACCACGCTCGGCCGCGGCGGCTCCGACACCACCGCGGTGGCGCTCGCCGTCGCGCTCAAGGCCGACGTGTGCGAGATCTACTCCGACGTCGACGGGATCTTCACCGCCGACCCGCGCATCGAGCCGCACGCCCGCAAGGTGCCGCGGATCTCCTACGAGGAGACGCTCGAGATGGCCGCGCAGGGCGCCAAGATCCTGCACCTGCGGTGCGTCGAGTACGCCCGCCGCTACGACATGCCCATCCACGTCCGCTCCTCCTTCTCCGAGAAGGAGGGCACCTGGGTCGTCAAGGCCGAGGATGTTTCTCAGGAGAGCACCATGGAAGCCGCGATCATCACCGGTGTCGCCCACGACCGCAGCCAGGCCAAGATCACGGTGGTCGGCGTACCCGACAAGCCGGGCGAGGCGGCCGCGATCTTCCGTGCCGTCGCCGAGGCGCAGATCAACATCGACATGATCGTGCAGAATGTGTCGGCCGCGGCGACCAGCCTCACCGACATCTCCTTCACGCTGCCCGCCGGCGAGGGCCAGACCGCGATGACGGCGCTCTCACGGCTGCAGGACTCGGTCGGCTTCGAGTCGCTGCTCTACGACGACGGCGTCGGCAAGGTCTCCATCGTCGGGGCCGGCATGAGCTCCTCGCCGGGCATCTCCGCGCGCTTCTTCGAGGCGCTCTCGGAGGCCGGCGTCAACATCGAGATGATCTCCACCTCGGAGATCCGGGTCTCGGTCGTGGTGGCCGAGACCCAGGTGGAGGCGGCGGTCAACGCCGCCCACGCCGCGTTCGACCTCGGGTCGGACGAGATCGAGGCCGTGGTCTACGGAGGTACCGGGCGATGA
- a CDS encoding aspartate-semialdehyde dehydrogenase, which translates to MSINIGVVGATGQVGVAMRQILLERDFPAGEVRFFSSARSAGKVLQFGDREVTVEDAETADPTGLDVALFSAGATASRALVPRFVDAGVIVIDNSSAFRKDPAIPLVVSEVNPEAAASVIEAGRGIIANPNCTTMAAMPVLKPLHEEAGLVRLIASTYQAVSGSGIAGVEELATGVAAAGDKARELAYDGEAVAFPEPGVYKRTIAYNVLPFAGNLVDDGLNETDEEQKLRNESRKILGIPELRVSGLCVRVPVFTGHSLAINAEFARSITPERARELLATAPGVELADIPNPLAAAGKDPSYVGRIRQDPGVDDDRGLALFVSNDNLRKGAALNTVQIAELVAAAR; encoded by the coding sequence ATGAGCATCAACATCGGAGTCGTCGGCGCGACCGGCCAGGTCGGCGTCGCCATGCGCCAGATCCTGCTCGAGCGGGACTTCCCGGCCGGCGAGGTCCGCTTCTTCTCCTCGGCGCGCTCGGCCGGCAAGGTGCTCCAGTTCGGTGACCGCGAGGTCACCGTCGAGGACGCCGAGACCGCCGACCCCACCGGGCTCGACGTCGCGCTGTTCTCGGCCGGCGCCACCGCCTCGCGGGCGCTGGTGCCCCGGTTCGTCGACGCCGGCGTGATCGTCATCGACAACTCCTCGGCCTTCCGCAAGGACCCGGCCATCCCGCTCGTCGTGTCCGAGGTCAACCCCGAGGCGGCGGCGTCGGTCATCGAGGCCGGGCGCGGGATCATCGCGAACCCGAACTGCACCACCATGGCCGCGATGCCCGTGCTCAAGCCGCTGCACGAGGAGGCCGGCCTGGTGCGGCTGATCGCGTCGACGTACCAGGCGGTCTCGGGCTCCGGCATCGCCGGCGTCGAGGAGCTCGCCACCGGCGTCGCCGCGGCCGGCGACAAGGCCCGGGAACTGGCCTACGACGGCGAGGCCGTCGCCTTCCCCGAGCCGGGCGTCTACAAGCGGACGATCGCCTACAACGTGCTGCCGTTCGCCGGCAACCTGGTCGACGACGGCCTCAACGAGACCGACGAGGAGCAGAAGCTCCGCAACGAGTCCCGCAAGATCCTCGGGATCCCCGAGCTGCGGGTCTCCGGCCTGTGCGTCCGGGTCCCGGTCTTCACCGGGCACTCGCTGGCGATCAACGCGGAGTTCGCGCGCTCGATCACCCCCGAGCGCGCGCGCGAGCTGCTCGCCACGGCCCCGGGCGTCGAGCTCGCCGACATCCCGAACCCGCTCGCCGCGGCCGGCAAGGACCCGTCGTACGTCGGCCGGATCCGGCAGGACCCCGGCGTCGACGACGACCGCGGCCTGGCGCTGTTCGTGTCGAACGACAACCTGCGCAAGGGCGCCGCGCTCAACACGGTCCAGATCGCCGAGCTGGTCGCCGCGGCCCGCTGA
- a CDS encoding metallophosphoesterase, which yields MGLGRRLLAAAGAGGTLGAAVTTYALWEARQYTLRRLDLRVLPAGMRPLRVLHLSDIHMTPGQARKQSWLRELAALEPDLVIDTGDNLAHRDSVPVVLDSLGALLDRPGVFVHGSNDYFEPGFRNPIGYLLPDDDTRHTHVPQLPWRELSAGLTGAGWLDLTNRRERLTVGETVLALAGVDDPHLEYDDLAAVAGPADPTADLRLGLAHAPYLRVLDQYAADGYDAIIAGHTHGGQIRLPWPGGSRAYATNCDLEPARARGLHRHPADSRPGDPGSAWLHVSAGLGTNPYTRVRIACRPEATLLTLQPR from the coding sequence ATGGGATTGGGGAGGCGGCTGCTGGCGGCGGCCGGAGCCGGGGGGACGCTCGGGGCCGCGGTGACGACGTACGCACTGTGGGAGGCCCGCCAGTACACCCTGCGCCGGCTCGACCTGCGGGTGCTTCCCGCCGGGATGCGGCCGCTGCGGGTGCTCCATCTCAGCGACATCCACATGACCCCGGGACAGGCGCGCAAGCAGTCCTGGCTGCGCGAGCTCGCCGCGCTGGAGCCGGACCTGGTCATCGACACCGGCGACAACCTGGCCCACCGCGACTCCGTGCCCGTCGTACTCGACAGCCTCGGGGCGCTGCTCGACCGGCCCGGCGTCTTCGTGCACGGCTCCAACGACTACTTCGAGCCCGGCTTCCGCAACCCGATCGGCTACCTGCTCCCCGACGACGACACCCGCCACACCCACGTCCCCCAGCTGCCCTGGCGCGAGCTGAGCGCCGGCCTCACCGGCGCCGGCTGGCTCGACCTCACCAACCGGCGCGAGCGGCTCACCGTCGGCGAGACGGTGCTGGCCCTCGCCGGCGTCGACGACCCCCACCTGGAGTACGACGACCTGGCCGCCGTCGCCGGACCCGCCGACCCCACGGCCGACCTGCGCCTCGGGCTCGCCCACGCGCCGTACCTGAGGGTGCTGGACCAGTACGCCGCCGACGGGTACGACGCCATCATCGCCGGCCACACCCACGGCGGCCAGATCCGGCTGCCGTGGCCCGGCGGCTCCCGCGCGTATGCCACCAACTGCGACCTCGAGCCCGCCCGCGCCCGCGGCCTGCACCGCCACCCCGCCGACTCGCGGCCCGGCGACCCCGGCTCGGCGTGGCTGCACGTGTCGGCCGGGCTCGGCACCAACCCCTACACCCGGGTCCGGATCGCCTGCCGGCCCGAGGCGACGCTGCTGACCCTGCAGCCGCGGTGA
- a CDS encoding GatB/YqeY domain-containing protein, translated as MSTLKEQLRADLTTAIKARDDVRSSTLRMILTAVTNAEVAGKVAKELTDDEVLTVLAAEAKKRREAAVAFEEGDRPESAAKERAEAAVIQDYLPEQLGPEEIAAIVTAAVEQAGAAGAGPKAMGQVMGIVQPQVKGRADGAAVAAEVRRQLG; from the coding sequence ATGAGCACCCTCAAGGAGCAGCTGCGCGCCGACCTCACCACCGCCATCAAGGCCCGCGACGACGTCCGCTCGTCGACCTTGCGGATGATCCTGACCGCGGTGACCAACGCCGAGGTCGCCGGCAAGGTCGCCAAGGAGCTCACCGACGACGAGGTCCTCACCGTCCTCGCGGCCGAGGCCAAGAAGCGCCGCGAGGCCGCGGTCGCGTTCGAGGAGGGCGACCGGCCGGAGAGCGCGGCCAAGGAGCGCGCCGAGGCAGCGGTGATCCAGGACTACCTGCCCGAGCAGCTCGGTCCGGAGGAGATCGCCGCGATCGTCACGGCCGCGGTCGAGCAGGCCGGCGCGGCGGGGGCCGGGCCGAAGGCGATGGGCCAGGTGATGGGCATCGTCCAGCCGCAGGTCAAGGGCCGGGCCGACGGCGCCGCCGTCGCCGCGGAGGTACGCCGACAGCTCGGCTGA